From Shewanella psychrophila, a single genomic window includes:
- a CDS encoding lipase chaperone family protein — MNNRTKPSQRFTKPIGIFVLISLILLTLGLVLYPAFTAEHRSSSPKLTSKTGQETPSLKSHSRDVKPSLPPQDIRHPLILELALRWTFDDIILEYQQTQIPLEPRLIQLAQSLALNSTDQAYLLALFWRYRDYQLALVEIKNLSPSIDEDMQISQSYDFIELTHDSQYRFFNDEEINAFFAQDNAYDRQAIARVAIRQDTSLTSEQKKQLLAHQISQLDASEQQALLPSLQADKIVALLNNNQVQPLEMTPEVSARVEKVKITEKQWKARVKNYQNFQQTLKKDYENVDVNAEEDEIKIEAYLKQHFTSQEIKRLQVFLRHPSLLDAS; from the coding sequence ATGAATAACAGAACTAAGCCAAGCCAACGATTCACTAAGCCCATAGGTATATTTGTGCTGATATCGTTAATTTTACTCACCCTTGGCTTGGTTCTGTATCCAGCTTTCACTGCAGAACATCGAAGCTCGTCACCAAAATTAACCAGTAAAACAGGGCAAGAAACCCCATCACTTAAATCACACTCAAGAGATGTTAAACCATCACTGCCGCCTCAAGATATTAGGCATCCATTGATATTGGAGCTGGCGCTAAGATGGACCTTTGATGACATCATCCTAGAGTATCAACAGACTCAAATCCCCCTAGAGCCTAGGCTCATTCAGCTAGCTCAAAGTCTAGCGTTAAACTCGACAGATCAAGCCTATCTTTTAGCCCTATTTTGGCGTTATCGTGACTATCAACTGGCTCTGGTCGAGATAAAAAATCTCAGCCCCAGCATAGATGAAGATATGCAGATTTCCCAGAGCTATGACTTTATTGAACTAACTCATGATAGCCAGTATCGATTTTTCAATGACGAGGAGATTAATGCCTTCTTCGCACAAGACAATGCTTACGACCGACAAGCCATAGCCAGAGTGGCTATCAGGCAAGATACCTCTCTAACCTCGGAGCAAAAAAAGCAATTGCTAGCCCATCAAATCAGTCAGTTAGATGCGTCTGAGCAACAAGCATTACTCCCCAGTCTCCAAGCCGATAAAATTGTCGCATTACTCAATAACAATCAAGTTCAACCACTGGAGATGACACCGGAAGTTTCAGCCAGAGTAGAGAAAGTAAAAATCACAGAAAAGCAATGGAAAGCCCGAGTCAAAAACTATCAAAATTTTCAGCAGACATTAAAGAAAGACTATGAGAATGTGGATGTAAATGCAGAGGAAGATGAGATAAAGATTGAAGCATATCTTAAGCAACATTTTACTTCACAAGAGATAAAACGATTGCAGGTTTTTTTAAGACACCCCAGTCTTCTTGATGCCAGCTAA
- a CDS encoding esterase/lipase family protein, with translation MNRWIYTLTILLLSLSSSFNVTASTSTSATKYPIVLVHGLFGFDDIWGIDYFYRIPQALQQQGAQVFVASVSPANSSEVRGEQLRSYVQAVLAQTGADKVNLIGHSHGGPTTRYVASISPEMVASVTSIGGVNWGSNVADFVRGAVPADSAIEWLAQQGFNTLASIIAGISGNSGLPADTIAAMESLTTAGSVAFNQNYPEGIPSQYCGQGSALADNGVYYFSWSGSSQFTHALDVSDYPLSLTGLLFDEPNDGLVSTCSSHLGLVIKDNYKMNHLDEVNQTFGLVSWFETNPVTVYRQHLSRLAQLGL, from the coding sequence ATGAACAGATGGATCTACACTCTTACAATCTTGCTCTTGAGCTTATCAAGTTCATTCAATGTTACGGCCAGCACCTCTACATCGGCGACTAAGTATCCAATAGTACTGGTTCACGGCTTATTTGGTTTTGATGATATCTGGGGGATAGATTACTTCTATCGAATACCTCAAGCACTACAGCAACAAGGGGCTCAGGTATTCGTGGCGAGCGTGTCACCAGCTAATTCCAGTGAGGTGCGGGGTGAACAATTACGCAGCTACGTCCAAGCCGTTCTTGCACAAACCGGTGCTGATAAAGTCAACCTGATTGGTCACAGCCATGGCGGCCCAACCACACGTTACGTTGCCAGTATCAGTCCTGAAATGGTGGCATCGGTAACCTCAATCGGTGGCGTTAACTGGGGCAGCAATGTCGCCGACTTTGTCCGCGGTGCAGTACCAGCCGATTCGGCGATAGAATGGCTTGCTCAACAAGGCTTTAATACTTTAGCGTCTATCATTGCGGGGATCTCCGGTAATAGTGGCCTGCCAGCGGACACCATAGCAGCAATGGAATCACTCACTACCGCAGGCTCTGTCGCATTTAATCAGAACTATCCGGAAGGTATTCCGTCTCAGTATTGCGGCCAAGGTTCAGCACTCGCCGACAACGGTGTTTATTACTTCTCCTGGTCCGGTTCCAGTCAGTTCACCCATGCATTAGATGTCAGTGATTATCCGTTGAGCCTAACAGGTTTACTTTTTGATGAACCTAATGACGGTCTGGTTTCAACTTGTAGCTCTCATTTAGGTCTAGTCATCAAAGATAACTATAAAATGAACCACTTAGATGAGGTGAATCAGACTTTCGGCTTGGTAAGCTGGTTTGAAACGAACCCTGTCACAGTATACAGACAGCACTTAAGCCGTTTAGCCCAGCTAGGACTCTAA
- a CDS encoding TonB-dependent receptor, producing MSFSLSKTAIATRCALLCLALPSLSVIADEHNTSDNSMERMIITGSRSVERIDEVPSSVTLIDNKMLKQDMLVSSELQNILAFRVPGMAPSSGTSSNSGQTLRGRQALIMIDGVPQSTPLRNGQLGIRSIDAGAIERIEVIKGATSIYGNGASGGIINYITKKASSDDKARIQLGASSKFSAVKFEDTPGYRFDASIDGTVDNFSYVLSGAIEETGLQRDSEGDVIGLKYGLSETKSKNLFTKLGYAFDEEKYLQLTYNYYDAQQEADYVDVVGSVNSGVKTYAIKDTSGVTKLGEPQGPRGNHNLMLKYVDEALFSNTQLTVDGYAQVIENMFFYSTLLSNPSEGYAGGQSLIKSDKKGLRVNFNTQVDWDDVEVSFIYGLDALNDVSSQPLDDGRIWVPEMDMTNLAAYLQTKIVLYDDWIVKAGIRQDSVDLSVDDYQALKLCIAPDTCSVPMDVKGGDIDYDTTTFNVGIRYNMNEYFSPFMSFSQGSDISDLGQLLRTATVDDISLIRTEASIVDNYEVGISGQIADVSYEIAAYRSNSELGTGSEYIEETGVYMPVREPQKIWGYEGQLNYQIQDNLSTSVSYSWIEGKNTDKDTYLDGKTISAPKFTATLNWQPLEDARIGINYLYVGDRKRFEPINAKYVGTQGPVSSYNLVNLSSSYQIDNWQLSLGVENLLNEDYYSARSQAYTFSGYNTKGLGTSVNLGVKATF from the coding sequence ATGTCATTTTCATTAAGTAAAACAGCCATCGCCACACGATGTGCATTGCTTTGCCTCGCGCTTCCCTCACTTTCAGTTATCGCCGACGAACATAACACTTCAGATAATTCTATGGAGCGAATGATTATCACAGGCAGTCGCAGTGTCGAACGCATTGATGAAGTGCCATCTTCGGTCACCTTGATTGACAACAAGATGCTTAAGCAAGATATGCTCGTTAGCTCAGAGCTGCAAAACATACTGGCGTTCCGTGTACCGGGAATGGCACCAAGTTCAGGAACCTCAAGTAACTCAGGACAAACATTACGCGGCCGACAGGCATTGATCATGATTGATGGTGTGCCACAGTCGACGCCACTACGAAACGGTCAATTAGGCATTCGTTCCATCGATGCCGGAGCCATTGAGCGTATCGAAGTGATCAAGGGCGCGACCTCTATTTATGGTAATGGCGCATCAGGCGGCATCATTAACTACATCACTAAGAAGGCCAGTAGCGATGACAAAGCCAGAATCCAGCTAGGTGCATCGAGCAAGTTCAGTGCAGTAAAATTCGAAGATACTCCAGGTTACCGTTTCGATGCCTCCATAGACGGCACAGTCGATAATTTCAGTTATGTATTGAGTGGTGCAATCGAAGAAACAGGTTTACAGCGTGACTCAGAAGGTGATGTTATCGGTCTTAAATACGGGTTATCAGAGACTAAATCTAAGAATCTATTCACAAAGCTCGGTTATGCCTTCGATGAAGAGAAGTATCTGCAGCTGACCTATAACTATTACGATGCTCAACAGGAAGCCGATTATGTGGACGTGGTCGGTAGCGTCAACAGTGGTGTTAAGACCTATGCCATCAAAGATACATCGGGTGTAACTAAGCTCGGTGAACCTCAGGGGCCACGTGGTAATCATAACTTGATGCTGAAATATGTTGATGAAGCATTATTTTCTAACACTCAGCTGACAGTCGATGGCTATGCCCAAGTTATCGAAAATATGTTCTTCTACTCCACACTTCTTTCTAACCCAAGTGAAGGTTATGCCGGCGGCCAATCATTAATTAAATCGGACAAGAAAGGCTTACGGGTAAACTTCAATACACAAGTCGATTGGGATGATGTCGAAGTCAGCTTCATCTATGGCCTTGATGCACTCAACGATGTAAGCTCCCAGCCTCTCGATGACGGCCGAATTTGGGTGCCAGAGATGGACATGACTAACTTAGCCGCCTACTTACAGACTAAAATAGTGCTCTATGATGACTGGATAGTGAAAGCCGGAATTCGTCAAGACAGTGTCGATCTCAGCGTAGATGACTACCAGGCACTGAAACTCTGTATCGCCCCAGATACTTGCTCGGTTCCCATGGATGTAAAAGGCGGTGATATTGATTATGACACCACCACCTTTAATGTCGGGATCAGATATAATATGAATGAGTATTTCAGCCCATTTATGAGCTTCTCTCAAGGATCCGACATATCAGATCTAGGCCAGTTACTTCGCACCGCAACCGTCGATGATATCTCGTTAATCCGCACAGAAGCCTCTATTGTTGACAACTACGAAGTGGGTATTTCGGGACAAATTGCAGACGTTAGCTATGAAATCGCTGCATATCGGAGTAATTCAGAGTTAGGAACGGGTAGCGAATACATTGAGGAGACAGGCGTTTATATGCCTGTTCGTGAGCCACAAAAAATTTGGGGCTATGAAGGACAACTCAATTATCAAATACAAGACAACTTAAGTACCAGCGTCAGCTATAGCTGGATAGAAGGTAAGAATACCGATAAAGATACTTACCTCGACGGTAAGACCATCTCAGCCCCTAAATTCACAGCAACCCTTAACTGGCAACCCCTTGAAGATGCCAGAATCGGCATCAATTACCTCTATGTTGGCGACCGTAAGCGTTTCGAGCCCATAAACGCTAAATACGTCGGTACACAAGGACCTGTCAGCAGCTATAACTTGGTAAACTTAAGCAGCAGCTATCAAATCGACAACTGGCAGTTGTCTCTGGGAGTCGAAAATCTACTGAACGAGGATTATTACTCGGCTCGCTCTCAGGCATACACATTTTCAGGCTACAACACCAAGGGTCTTGGCACCTCTGTGAACCTTGGGGTAAAGGCAACATTTTAG
- a CDS encoding DUF1415 domain-containing protein, producing the protein MSQHEQDKELQLIAQQTQNWVERVIMKYNICPFARREVERGSIRYSVIDESKMHNVLEALIKECKRLDDNPELETTLFIVPRGFEGFYPYLDLVDVANDLLIEQGYEGVYQLASMHPDYCFDGEPMDEPSNYTNRSPYPLLHIIRESSMEQALASYDDPESIPERNIEFTQRKGSDFFAKLLSQCMEK; encoded by the coding sequence ATGTCACAGCACGAACAAGACAAAGAACTTCAGCTCATCGCTCAACAGACTCAGAATTGGGTAGAGCGGGTAATAATGAAGTACAACATCTGTCCGTTCGCTCGCCGGGAAGTCGAACGGGGCAGCATACGCTACTCGGTCATAGACGAGTCCAAGATGCATAATGTGCTCGAAGCCTTAATAAAAGAGTGTAAGCGGTTAGATGACAATCCAGAATTAGAGACCACACTATTTATCGTCCCCCGTGGTTTCGAAGGCTTCTACCCTTACCTGGATCTGGTCGATGTCGCCAATGACCTACTCATAGAGCAAGGCTATGAAGGTGTTTATCAACTGGCCAGCATGCATCCGGATTACTGTTTCGATGGGGAGCCTATGGATGAGCCATCTAACTATACCAATCGCTCTCCCTACCCCTTGTTGCATATCATTCGAGAATCTAGCATGGAGCAAGCACTAGCCAGCTATGACGATCCGGAATCCATTCCCGAACGAAATATCGAATTTACCCAGCGTAAAGGCAGTGATTTTTTTGCCAAGCTGCTCTCCCAATGCATGGAAAAGTAA
- a CDS encoding DUF4136 domain-containing protein translates to MRTTMVTTGDLGFISDKTSRFAWHPSLENVVADERIDSEEVVRHMRTAITQMMESKGYRLVSIDESPDLLLGFGLALESDMSDAEILKKAGLVAGLSTTGIDTEQYEKGSVLVALFKPNQLQPVWRVLAQGFTDFKQSGEQRQQRFDELISLMLGSVPNV, encoded by the coding sequence ATGCGCACGACTATGGTGACAACGGGTGATCTCGGTTTCATTTCTGACAAAACTTCTCGTTTTGCCTGGCATCCTTCATTGGAAAATGTGGTTGCGGATGAGAGAATTGACAGTGAAGAAGTCGTTCGTCATATGCGAACTGCGATCACTCAAATGATGGAGTCTAAAGGTTATCGACTCGTGTCTATTGATGAGTCTCCAGATTTGCTGTTAGGTTTTGGTTTAGCACTCGAGTCCGATATGAGTGATGCCGAAATTTTGAAGAAAGCCGGTTTAGTGGCTGGCTTATCGACTACTGGTATCGACACCGAACAGTATGAGAAAGGTTCCGTGCTGGTGGCACTTTTCAAGCCTAATCAGTTACAGCCGGTTTGGCGGGTATTAGCCCAGGGCTTTACTGATTTTAAACAGTCTGGTGAACAGAGGCAGCAACGTTTTGATGAACTTATTTCTTTAATGTTGGGAAGCGTTCCTAACGTTTAA
- the rihA gene encoding pyrimidine-specific ribonucleoside hydrolase RihA has product MTSRPIICDCDPGHDDAISLILAFSTRALDVLAVTTSAGNQTPDKTLNNALRILTLLGQYEVPVAGGALKPLARELIIADNVHGESGLDGPKLPDPGFAPVELNAVELMAQKIRATKVPVILNPTGPLTNIALLLASHPELHAKIDSIVLMGGAAAAGNWTPAAEFNIFVDPEAADMVFKSGIPIVMCGLDVTHQAYIVDQDIERIRAIDNPVAQCVAGLLDFFMIYHQDPKWGLKGAPLHDPCTIAWLLKPELFTAQDVWVGIETKGEYTQGMTVVDRYQLTGNKPNAKVLFDVDRDGFVELIVECLQAYNK; this is encoded by the coding sequence ATGACGAGTCGTCCCATTATCTGTGATTGCGATCCAGGCCATGATGATGCCATCTCCCTTATTCTTGCTTTCAGTACTAGAGCCTTGGATGTGTTGGCAGTGACCACGAGTGCCGGCAATCAGACACCAGATAAGACACTCAATAATGCGCTGCGCATACTGACTTTACTGGGGCAATATGAGGTGCCCGTGGCTGGTGGCGCGCTTAAACCTTTGGCGAGGGAGTTGATCATTGCCGACAATGTGCACGGCGAGTCAGGCCTAGATGGCCCTAAGTTACCTGATCCTGGTTTTGCTCCGGTTGAGCTCAATGCGGTGGAGTTAATGGCGCAGAAAATTCGCGCCACTAAGGTGCCGGTGATCCTCAATCCTACGGGCCCTTTGACCAATATCGCCTTGCTGTTAGCCAGCCACCCCGAATTGCACGCTAAGATAGACAGCATTGTCTTGATGGGGGGCGCTGCGGCTGCGGGTAACTGGACGCCGGCCGCCGAGTTTAATATTTTTGTCGACCCTGAAGCGGCCGATATGGTGTTTAAATCAGGTATTCCCATCGTCATGTGTGGGCTGGATGTGACTCACCAAGCTTATATCGTGGATCAAGATATAGAACGAATTCGCGCCATAGATAATCCGGTGGCTCAGTGCGTCGCGGGTCTATTGGATTTCTTCATGATCTATCATCAGGATCCTAAGTGGGGACTCAAGGGCGCACCTCTGCACGACCCTTGCACCATAGCCTGGCTGCTGAAACCTGAGCTGTTTACTGCCCAAGATGTGTGGGTCGGTATAGAGACTAAGGGAGAGTATACCCAAGGCATGACAGTGGTGGACAGATATCAGTTAACGGGCAATAAGCCTAATGCCAAGGTGCTGTTCGATGTGGATCGTGACGGTTTTGTGGAGCTTATCGTCGAATGCTTGCAGGCTTACAATAAATAG
- a CDS encoding GNAT family N-acetyltransferase — protein sequence MITTRAVTKNDIQRIWQLRTSAILVGCASHYTKFECETWASSSMPETFTEILLSLGGIVAIETLDSSNGEQGAECLGKSVSGTQAETQERVLGFGFVDAAQCRLEAVFVDAEAVGMGIGKLLAAKLEVQAKKAGVKTLSLSSSLNAAGFYQNLGYIAGDETQWRHPSGIDLMCIPMTKSL from the coding sequence ATGATCACCACGCGAGCCGTGACCAAAAATGACATACAGCGTATATGGCAACTAAGGACCAGCGCAATCTTAGTGGGCTGCGCGAGCCACTATACCAAGTTTGAATGTGAAACTTGGGCCAGTTCATCTATGCCGGAAACCTTCACTGAGATCTTGTTATCTCTCGGCGGAATAGTTGCTATTGAAACGCTTGACTCATCAAACGGAGAACAAGGCGCTGAGTGTCTGGGTAAAAGTGTTAGTGGTACTCAGGCAGAGACTCAAGAGAGGGTTCTTGGGTTTGGCTTTGTCGATGCTGCCCAATGTCGATTAGAGGCTGTTTTTGTTGACGCGGAGGCCGTCGGTATGGGCATAGGTAAGTTACTCGCCGCCAAGCTTGAAGTGCAGGCTAAAAAAGCGGGCGTGAAGACTTTATCGTTATCCTCTTCATTAAATGCAGCTGGTTTTTATCAAAATTTAGGCTATATCGCCGGAGATGAGACTCAATGGCGACATCCTAGTGGTATCGACCTTATGTGTATTCCTATGACTAAATCATTATGA
- a CDS encoding LysE family translocator produces the protein MELILAIALFAFSSGITPGPNNVMLMSSGVNFGIKRSLPHLIGICLGFPCMVLAIGLGMSALFQTYPVIHLVIKYIGITYLLYLSWLIANSSSKMEGKETSNPLSFIQAAAFQWVNPKGWIMAVGAVATFTNLDTSLTPQVLTIAAVFLGAAFPCAITWLGFGVALKRLLKNERQQKMFNISMALLLVASIIPMIMP, from the coding sequence ATGGAACTCATTTTAGCTATTGCTCTGTTTGCCTTTTCGTCCGGAATAACCCCGGGCCCAAACAACGTCATGTTGATGAGCTCAGGGGTCAACTTTGGTATAAAACGTAGCTTGCCGCATTTAATTGGCATCTGCCTCGGCTTCCCTTGTATGGTACTCGCCATAGGTTTAGGCATGAGCGCCCTATTCCAGACCTATCCGGTGATTCACTTAGTCATCAAATATATAGGGATAACTTACCTGCTCTACCTCTCATGGCTAATCGCCAATAGCAGCAGTAAAATGGAAGGGAAAGAGACATCGAATCCATTGAGCTTTATACAAGCGGCCGCCTTTCAATGGGTCAATCCAAAAGGCTGGATCATGGCCGTGGGTGCTGTAGCGACCTTCACCAATCTTGATACGTCCTTAACCCCTCAAGTATTAACTATCGCAGCCGTCTTCCTCGGCGCCGCCTTTCCTTGCGCCATCACTTGGCTAGGTTTTGGGGTCGCCCTTAAACGTCTACTCAAAAATGAACGACAACAGAAAATGTTCAACATCTCCATGGCACTCTTACTCGTGGCATCAATTATCCCTATGATCATGCCATAA